A window of the Candidatus Aegiribacteria sp. genome harbors these coding sequences:
- a CDS encoding hydrogenase 3 maturation endopeptidase HyCI: MNEQLRMLEDRLSSLLLGRVVFMGIGNILRGDDGIGPELVSRLSEKGLCTVDAGTVPENHIRSVTRFDPDTVIIVDAVHLDREPGAVELLDRNDIKGETGFTTHSLSPVLVMERLEEETGAGIFLLAIQPGSIEFGAPLSPAVAYMLEALTDLLSVTESTS, encoded by the coding sequence ATGAACGAACAATTGCGGATGCTTGAAGACAGACTGAGTTCTCTGCTGCTGGGCAGAGTAGTTTTCATGGGTATCGGCAATATCCTCAGGGGGGATGACGGCATCGGCCCCGAACTGGTGTCAAGACTGTCTGAAAAGGGTCTATGTACTGTCGATGCGGGAACGGTTCCGGAAAACCATATACGTTCGGTCACCAGGTTTGATCCGGATACAGTGATTATCGTTGACGCTGTTCACCTGGACAGAGAACCAGGGGCTGTCGAACTGCTAGACAGAAACGATATTAAAGGCGAAACCGGCTTTACAACACACTCGCTCTCACCAGTACTGGTCATGGAAAGGCTGGAGGAGGAGACTGGAGCAGGAATATTCCTGCTTGCGATTCAGCCTGGAAGCATCGAATTCGGCGCGCCACTATCTCCCGCGGTCGCCTATATGCTGGAAGCGCTGACAGACCTGCTGTCAGTAACGGAATCTACCTCTTGA
- a CDS encoding 4Fe-4S dicluster domain-containing protein: protein MKYPKLREIIEAIKAVIKGPYTSKFPAEPHVPHPNFRGQPVFDQDKCLGCLACEEACPSTAISHEDIIEGDGVPKRVMIHHTDDCIFCGVCVDACIRETGDTGIVQTNEWELSYFDRSKAFETIEKELQICEVCGNPIATKDHLIWISEKLGELSFSNPTLYLVRLRELGLADDNLQAVLKDNGRSDRVKILCAECRRTTTFYGGRT from the coding sequence ATGAAATATCCAAAGCTCAGAGAAATTATAGAAGCGATTAAAGCGGTAATCAAGGGGCCTTACACGTCGAAGTTCCCGGCGGAACCGCATGTTCCCCATCCCAATTTCAGGGGACAGCCGGTCTTCGATCAGGATAAGTGTCTCGGATGTCTGGCGTGCGAGGAAGCATGCCCGTCAACCGCAATATCACATGAGGATATTATTGAGGGCGATGGAGTTCCGAAAAGGGTCATGATTCACCATACGGATGACTGTATTTTCTGTGGTGTCTGTGTTGATGCATGTATAAGAGAAACCGGTGATACCGGAATAGTACAGACTAACGAATGGGAACTCTCATACTTCGACAGAAGTAAAGCTTTTGAAACCATAGAGAAAGAACTGCAGATCTGCGAGGTATGCGGTAATCCCATCGCCACAAAGGATCATCTGATATGGATTTCCGAAAAACTTGGAGAACTCTCGTTCTCCAACCCAACGCTTTACCTCGTAAGGTTAAGAGAACTCGGTCTTGCCGATGATAACCTTCAGGCTGTACTGAAGGACAATGGGCGCTCCGACAGGGTGAAGATCCTCTGTGCCGAATGCAGGCGCACAACCACCTTCTATGGGGGCCGGACTTAA
- the mnhG gene encoding monovalent cation/H(+) antiporter subunit G gives MIDIIGMLFIGIGVAFDVLGCLGLVRLPDVYNRLQAATKCVTLGTCSILFGTFLMSGGFTPTGFKALLAIVFLVLASPVAAHAISRGAHRAGIKLWDKSIIDCYAEDKEGEKID, from the coding sequence ATGATTGATATAATAGGAATGTTATTTATTGGAATAGGTGTGGCATTCGATGTCCTTGGTTGCCTTGGTCTTGTAAGGCTTCCGGATGTTTACAACAGGCTTCAGGCTGCCACCAAATGCGTGACACTGGGAACATGCAGCATTCTGTTCGGAACGTTCCTGATGTCCGGCGGGTTTACACCAACGGGTTTCAAGGCTCTTCTGGCAATAGTATTCCTGGTTCTAGCGTCACCTGTGGCTGCACATGCCATTTCGCGCGGAGCTCACAGAGCCGGAATCAAGCTCTGGGACAAGAGCATCATAGACTGTTATGCGGAAGACAAAGAAGGAGAAAAAATAGATTAA
- a CDS encoding cation:proton antiporter: MKFARWVAGTIVLLGIIALIIVLPFKSVFFAQSAVYTNFTGRIVYVLILSSLMVLFRVLRGPTAPDRIVAIDIFGILIVGLCAVLSIATGRSWYIDIGIAWGLQSFIGTLALAKYLEGRSFDD; the protein is encoded by the coding sequence ATGAAGTTTGCGAGATGGGTTGCAGGCACAATAGTGCTACTGGGGATTATTGCCCTTATTATCGTGCTTCCATTCAAAAGTGTATTTTTCGCTCAGAGCGCCGTATATACCAATTTCACAGGAAGGATAGTATACGTACTGATCCTTTCCTCGCTCATGGTTCTGTTCAGGGTTCTCAGAGGGCCTACAGCCCCCGACAGGATCGTTGCAATTGATATCTTCGGTATACTGATCGTCGGCCTCTGCGCTGTACTCAGCATAGCTACAGGCCGTTCATGGTACATCGACATTGGTATCGCCTGGGGGCTTCAGAGCTTCATCGGCACATTGGCCCTTGCCAAGTATCTGGAGGGAAGAAGCTTCGATGATTGA
- a CDS encoding Na+/H+ antiporter subunit E, with amino-acid sequence MKSRMLMFIFAFAVWCILCWVPDTQHLIAGAVVSLIVAAIMGSMFVTRPHMFFNPIRVFYFLFWYIPVFIWELIRANFDVAYRVIHPSMPIKPGIVRLKTELKSDTGLTFLANSITLTPGTLTVDIDQDKGILYIHWINVVGSDPETTYREIGSRFEPMLKKIFEEDAVKK; translated from the coding sequence ATGAAAAGCAGAATGCTGATGTTCATATTCGCTTTCGCAGTATGGTGCATTCTCTGCTGGGTACCAGATACTCAGCATCTGATAGCAGGAGCCGTTGTATCACTGATAGTTGCCGCCATTATGGGTTCGATGTTCGTTACAAGGCCGCACATGTTCTTCAACCCGATTCGGGTATTCTATTTCCTGTTCTGGTACATTCCCGTATTCATATGGGAGCTGATAAGGGCCAATTTTGATGTCGCGTACCGTGTCATTCATCCATCAATGCCAATAAAGCCTGGTATAGTAAGGCTCAAAACAGAACTGAAATCTGACACGGGACTGACTTTCCTGGCTAATTCAATAACACTGACTCCGGGTACACTTACAGTCGACATAGATCAGGACAAAGGCATTCTCTACATTCACTGGATTAATGTTGTGGGTTCCGATCCGGAAACAACGTACAGGGAGATTGGAAGCCGATTTGAACCGATGCTCAAGAAGATTTTCGAAGAAGATGCGGTAAAAAAATGA
- a CDS encoding monovalent cation/H+ antiporter subunit D family protein: protein MISESIIPLFVAIPLAGAFLTALFKRIKGIPDILGVIASAGTFVLSILFILKMEFGQRLICNVGNWGGFQEVLGRIVGIQLVMDGLTLFMLITVNFIAFLVAVYSVNYMTRYTEKWQFYCLFLLMLAGMNGVLITGDIFNLFVFVEVASLASYALVAFGTEKRELEASFKYAVMGGVASLLILLGVVFLYSYTGTLNMANMTQIIAGSENPAVMYLVFALLLTGFGLKAAMVPFHAWLPDAHPSAPAPISAMLSGVLIKALGVYAIARVFFTIFGGPSEIKIILMTLGAISMGVGALVALRQWDMKRLLAYSSISQVGYIMLGLGIGTPLGIMGALFHLFNHSVFKSLLFLDSGAVEYVTGTRNMKEMGGLSKKLPVTSGSTLAGAMSLAGIPPFAGFWSKLIIIIAAVQANHMKLAAWAVLMSIVTIAYVLKVTRFVFLGALKDKFMNVKEVPALMRISLILLALVCIFGGLLLIPDIRENFLSPAVKVLSGMGGV from the coding sequence ATGATAAGCGAAAGCATAATACCGCTTTTTGTAGCGATCCCACTTGCGGGAGCTTTCCTGACTGCTCTTTTTAAGAGGATAAAGGGAATTCCCGATATACTTGGGGTTATAGCTTCCGCAGGTACTTTTGTACTCTCCATCCTTTTCATACTGAAGATGGAGTTTGGACAAAGGTTAATCTGCAACGTAGGTAACTGGGGCGGATTCCAGGAGGTGCTGGGCAGAATAGTCGGCATTCAGCTGGTAATGGACGGACTCACTTTATTCATGCTTATAACAGTCAACTTCATTGCGTTCCTTGTGGCTGTATACTCAGTTAATTACATGACGAGGTACACTGAGAAATGGCAGTTCTATTGCCTCTTCCTCCTGATGCTTGCCGGGATGAACGGTGTCCTGATAACCGGTGACATATTCAACCTCTTCGTATTCGTCGAAGTAGCTTCCCTTGCAAGTTATGCACTGGTAGCATTCGGTACCGAAAAGCGTGAGCTTGAAGCTTCATTCAAATACGCTGTAATGGGCGGTGTAGCCTCACTTCTGATACTGCTCGGAGTAGTATTCCTCTACAGTTATACAGGCACATTGAATATGGCCAACATGACTCAGATCATAGCAGGCTCGGAAAATCCCGCAGTAATGTATTTGGTTTTTGCACTCCTGTTGACGGGTTTCGGACTTAAAGCTGCCATGGTTCCATTCCATGCGTGGCTTCCGGATGCTCATCCCTCCGCTCCGGCTCCGATCTCGGCAATGCTCTCCGGCGTACTTATCAAAGCTCTGGGAGTATACGCAATCGCCAGAGTGTTCTTCACTATCTTCGGAGGTCCATCTGAGATTAAAATCATCCTGATGACTCTTGGGGCGATATCCATGGGGGTAGGCGCTCTTGTGGCTCTCCGGCAATGGGATATGAAGAGGCTGCTTGCTTACAGTTCCATAAGTCAGGTCGGATATATTATGCTGGGTCTTGGTATCGGTACACCTCTTGGAATAATGGGAGCCCTTTTCCACCTGTTCAACCATTCAGTTTTCAAATCCCTTCTATTCCTCGATTCCGGAGCCGTTGAATACGTTACGGGAACCAGGAATATGAAGGAAATGGGTGGACTTTCTAAAAAGCTTCCGGTTACAAGCGGATCTACACTCGCAGGGGCTATGTCACTAGCAGGTATTCCACCCTTTGCGGGTTTCTGGAGCAAACTGATTATCATTATTGCCGCTGTTCAGGCGAATCACATGAAACTTGCCGCCTGGGCCGTTCTAATGAGCATTGTTACAATTGCCTACGTTCTAAAGGTTACAAGGTTCGTATTCCTTGGCGCCCTCAAAGATAAATTCATGAATGTTAAAGAAGTACCGGCGTTAATGCGGATTTCATTGATACTGCTTGCCCTGGTCTGTATATTCGGCGGATTACTTCTTATTCCTGATATAAGGGAAAACTTCCTGTCGCCCGCGGTCAAAGTGCTTTCCGGAATGGGCGGGGTGTAG
- a CDS encoding sodium:proton antiporter, whose amino-acid sequence MNAYMPYILCLILFCIGIYAILSKKNIIKIILGVVIAEYAVNLFLVLVAYKAGGRAAIFSETQVVLPESMVDPLPHALVLTSIVIGLATTAFLIALAIRLYGKYGTFDITRMRELRG is encoded by the coding sequence ATGAATGCGTACATGCCCTACATACTCTGCCTGATACTATTCTGCATTGGTATCTACGCAATACTTTCAAAAAAGAATATTATCAAGATCATACTGGGAGTAGTGATCGCGGAGTACGCTGTGAATCTTTTTCTTGTTCTTGTTGCCTATAAAGCCGGAGGAAGAGCTGCAATATTTTCCGAAACACAGGTTGTTCTCCCTGAATCGATGGTCGATCCGCTTCCACATGCACTTGTTCTTACATCCATAGTGATAGGGCTCGCCACAACAGCTTTCCTTATCGCTTTAGCTATAAGACTGTACGGTAAATACGGAACCTTCGACATAACCAGGATGCGGGAGTTAAGAGGATGA
- a CDS encoding DUF4040 domain-containing protein, translating into MIELYVLLGLMIAGAIIAIEVKNLLSAVVAVGIVGLGLSIIFLLLKAPDVAITQIVVEIAAVILLIRATLNRDTAQKYCGSRPFGALMGVLFLGLAVVAALATFSSGLSPFGEPLMTVSRFYPIDAISGTGAMNVVTSVILDYRAFDTLGEATVLFTAVIGVLTVMRSVGKKKEEDLRENNE; encoded by the coding sequence ATGATTGAATTATATGTACTTCTGGGCCTGATGATAGCTGGAGCGATAATAGCTATAGAGGTGAAGAACCTTCTGTCAGCCGTTGTGGCCGTGGGTATCGTAGGACTCGGACTCTCTATCATTTTCCTTCTGCTGAAAGCACCGGATGTGGCAATTACACAGATTGTGGTTGAAATTGCAGCTGTGATACTCCTGATAAGAGCAACACTTAATAGGGATACCGCCCAAAAATACTGTGGAAGCAGGCCCTTCGGAGCCCTTATGGGAGTTCTTTTCCTGGGTCTTGCAGTCGTTGCGGCACTTGCAACGTTCAGCAGCGGGCTTTCTCCATTTGGAGAACCTCTGATGACTGTCTCACGGTTCTATCCCATTGATGCCATCTCCGGAACAGGGGCTATGAATGTTGTTACCTCGGTAATTCTTGATTATCGAGCGTTCGACACCCTTGGAGAGGCTACTGTACTATTTACCGCCGTAATTGGTGTATTAACCGTTATGCGAAGCGTTGGTAAGAAAAAAGAGGAAGATTTGCGGGAGAACAATGAGTAA
- a CDS encoding nickel-dependent hydrogenase large subunit codes for MGKTIIPIGPYHPLQEEPEFFTLTVEGEIVVDIDMRMGYNHRGIEKLSEMKTFDNSTFVVERICGICSTSHPWAFTRAVEDIFPMVVSMRSEYIRTIIAEGERIHSHLLWLGLAGHFLGYNTVYMWAWKLREEILDVMEILSGNRNAYAMFKPGGVRRDIKAEDIPICLKKIDSILPTLDMLKKAVLDDPVLHARLKGVGVMTYQESIDFSALGPTSRASGVARDVRKDSPYGAYQEMEWDMIVTENGDVFDKAVVRILEIFEAAKIMKYCLNNLPDGEIDAKIKDVPPGEGIGHIEAPRGETFHYVKSDGTNRPIRHKVRAPTFMNLPTYKATIIGETISDATIILAAIDPCYCCTERIAVKDDNGRLLYNGKDLVQLSREKTEKMKQRMGGR; via the coding sequence ATGGGTAAAACGATAATACCCATAGGCCCGTACCATCCCCTTCAGGAAGAACCGGAGTTTTTCACTCTTACCGTTGAGGGCGAGATAGTTGTTGATATAGATATGAGGATGGGGTACAACCACAGGGGCATTGAGAAACTGTCTGAAATGAAAACTTTCGATAACAGCACATTCGTTGTCGAGAGGATATGCGGCATCTGTTCCACAAGCCATCCCTGGGCATTCACAAGAGCTGTCGAAGACATTTTCCCCATGGTAGTATCCATGAGATCGGAGTACATCAGAACAATTATCGCCGAAGGTGAGAGGATCCATTCTCATCTTCTCTGGCTGGGACTTGCAGGGCATTTTCTGGGTTATAACACAGTTTATATGTGGGCCTGGAAACTCCGCGAGGAGATTCTTGATGTCATGGAGATACTCTCAGGCAACAGAAATGCTTACGCCATGTTCAAGCCTGGCGGTGTTCGCAGAGACATAAAAGCGGAGGATATCCCAATATGTCTGAAGAAGATCGATTCCATTCTTCCAACCCTTGATATGCTGAAGAAAGCCGTTCTTGACGACCCTGTCCTCCATGCGAGGCTCAAAGGTGTTGGCGTCATGACCTATCAGGAATCCATAGACTTCAGCGCACTGGGGCCCACATCCAGAGCTTCCGGAGTTGCTCGCGATGTGAGGAAGGATTCCCCTTACGGAGCGTACCAGGAAATGGAATGGGATATGATAGTAACCGAGAACGGTGATGTTTTCGATAAGGCTGTCGTTCGAATTCTCGAGATATTCGAAGCCGCGAAGATAATGAAATACTGTCTCAACAATCTCCCGGATGGCGAAATAGATGCAAAAATTAAAGATGTTCCTCCTGGTGAAGGAATTGGACACATAGAGGCTCCAAGAGGTGAGACCTTCCACTATGTGAAAAGCGATGGAACGAACAGGCCCATTCGGCACAAAGTTCGGGCGCCAACCTTCATGAACCTCCCCACCTATAAGGCAACCATTATAGGTGAAACAATTTCCGATGCTACTATCATTCTTGCCGCGATTGATCCATGTTACTGCTGTACCGAAAGGATAGCTGTTAAGGATGACAATGGCAGATTGCTTTACAACGGGAAGGATCTTGTGCAGCTCAGCCGAGAGAAGACCGAGAAGATGAAACAGAGGATGGGGGGCAGATGA
- a CDS encoding NADH-quinone oxidoreductase subunit C produces MTREEVLLDFTSRFNEDILDFEDKSNTRVYVQIKSEAIVRIGTYLFRNIGARFNIASATDLPPKIEILYHFIIEDINLLISLRVFLDREKPEIESLAKEIEAFNWIEREMNELLGITFIGHPDPRRLLLADNWPEGVYPLRQDYEEWDEKADRTRGL; encoded by the coding sequence ATGACAAGAGAAGAAGTACTTCTGGATTTCACAAGCCGTTTTAACGAGGATATTCTTGATTTTGAGGATAAATCCAACACTCGCGTATATGTACAGATCAAATCCGAGGCAATTGTAAGAATCGGAACTTATTTATTCAGAAATATTGGTGCCAGATTCAATATTGCATCTGCTACTGACCTGCCTCCGAAAATTGAGATTCTCTACCATTTCATTATTGAAGATATTAATCTGCTTATCTCGCTTCGAGTTTTCCTTGACAGGGAGAAGCCTGAAATTGAATCTCTTGCCAAGGAGATAGAAGCTTTCAACTGGATAGAAAGGGAAATGAATGAGCTTCTTGGCATAACCTTCATCGGTCATCCCGATCCCCGAAGGCTGTTACTTGCCGACAACTGGCCCGAGGGAGTATATCCTCTCAGGCAGGATTACGAGGAGTGGGATGAAAAAGCTGACAGGACGAGGGGGCTGTAA